One Epinephelus fuscoguttatus linkage group LG10, E.fuscoguttatus.final_Chr_v1 genomic window carries:
- the peak3 gene encoding inactive tyrosine-protein kinase PEAK1 yields the protein MASGPGSGAEEQPPALPLKQRRSHSSRNSSVESDCLIFSSVGLLHQNYACNDVFPEPTDCHAAQCPIHQRYDPSRHLERFFSDGTPPPVPKKKLARTVSLPGTKAPPLCPPSPLQRYPQNFDNPLYMLAPIPNIYFHEEIEEFQPIRGSPVSLQSFSQLSFDTPDEHLPHLFSTFDDQRVVSQGIQHRHLLFLRSMAQNVEAGILLRGEAAERDVISYQPEDFLLCEGSEPKQIGDTVYYTLHSPKLPGRMLGLRAHKQTDEASSAHTKHQPSHVNVQDVITQFQTSSTPRSESSILQNQDPFFPLKSDCTAAKSPGGGSTECATAHENISLPSVQSFLQRGLSVSVERDFPQATLEDFVQDSSSLQSTDCLDYDRQVCALLLQVLMGSQHLYISATAAELRPRGIFLVWPSRENEEGENKLEHDASEIKSSFKTSRWKDEMERVQVAKQGKIQMLWKTYGSPRVVLTPLSSALSVPNPLTYIKSQIGNLIQYCFHSQESQTPLGSAPTLFMSSHRQGLLYLASLLHSDSSGPQMADMVAMLQVLLWGPRVPLFNHRGSMTTAVHNWLTIKRALLVMKLAERGLIQDQSALNWEDCMCLQYLSFTDPETVVSVTSQLWLTPNTDSPS from the exons ATGGCGTCTGGTCCTGGCAGCGGAGCGGAGGAACAACCACCAGCACTGCCTCTCAAACAGCGCAG GAGCCATTCCTCTAGAAACTCCAGTGTGGAGTCTGACTGTCTTATATTCAGCTCTGTTGGACTCCTGCATCAAAACTACGCATGCAACGATGTCTTCCCCGAACCCACTGACTGTCATGCAGCCCAGTGCCCCATACACCAACGCTACG ATCCCTCCCGACACCTGGAGAGATTTTTCTCAGATGGCACCCCACCGCCTGTTCCAAAGAAGAAGCTAGCCCGCACTGTCTCCCTCCCTGGCACCAAGGCGCCTCCACTCTGTCCTCCGTCTCCACTGCAAAGATACCCTCAAAACTTTGACAACCCCCTGTACATGCTGGCCCCCATACCCAACATCTACTTCCATGAGGAGATAGAAGAgtttcaaccaatcagagggagTCCTGTCTCCTTGCAGTCCTTCTCCCAGTTGTCCTTTGACACCCCAGATGAGCATCTGCCCCACCTCTTCAGCACCTTTGATGACCAGAGGGTTGTTTCTCAGGGGATTCAGCATCGCCACCTTCTCTTTCTGAGAAGCATGGCACAGAACGTGGAGGCTGGGATCCTGCTGCGAGGAGAGGCCGCAGAGAGGGACGTCATCTCATACCAGCCTGAGGATTTCCTGCTGTGTGAGGGCAGCGAGCCAAAGCAGATCGGCGACACGGTTTACTACACCCTGCACAGCCCCAAGCTTCCAGGGAGGATGCTTGGTTTAAGG GCACACAAGCAGACTGACGAAGCTTCCTCGGCTCACACCAAACACCAGCCATCGCATGTCAACGTGCAAGATGTTATTACTCAATTCCAAACAAGCAGCACCCCGAGGAGTGAATCCAGCATATTACAAAACCAAGAtcccttttttcctctcaagtCGGACTGCACTGCTGCTAAATCACCAGGTGGAGGCAGCACTGAGTGTGCCACAGCTCATGAGAACATTAGTCTGCCCTCAGTTCAGTCTTTCCTCCAGAGAGGCCTCTCTGTGAGCGTTGAGAGAGACTTCCCACAAGCCACTCTGGAGGACTTTGTTCAGGACAGCAGCTCTCTGCAGAGCACAGATTGTTTGGATTACGACAGACAGGTATGTGCTCTGTTGCTGCAGGTATTAATGGGCTCACAACATCTGTACATCAGCGCCACTGCTGCTGAGCTCAGACCTCGGGGGATCTTTTTAGTGTGGCCCAGCAGGGAGAATGAAGAGGGAGAAAACAAGCTAGAGCATGATGCCTCTGAAATAAAGAGCAGTTTCAAGACCAGCAGATGGAAAGATGAAATGGAGCGGGTACAGGTGGCGAAACAAGGAAAGATCCAGATGTTATGGAAGACATATGGCTCCCCTCGTGTGGTGTTGACCCCGCTGTCATCTGCTCTGTCTGTTCCTAACCCCCTCACCTACATCAAATCCCAGATTGGAAACCTAATTCAATACTGCTTCCACTCGCAGGAGAGCCAAACACCTCTGGGCTCAGCTCCAACCCTGTTCATGTCCTCACACCGACAGGGCCTTCTCTATCTGGCCTCTCTGCTCCATAGTGACAGCAGCGGGCCACAGATGGCCGACATGGTGGCCATGCTTCAGGTGCTCCTCTGGGGGCCACGGGTCCCACTCTTCAATCACAGAGGCTCTATGACCACCGCCGTACACAACTGGTTGACGATCAAGCGAGCCCTGCTGGTGATGAAGTTGGCCGAGAGAGGGCTGATCCAGGATCAGTCGGCTCTCAACTGGGAGGACTGTATGTGCCTGCAATACCTGTCGTTTACAGACCCCGAGACAGTTGTGAGCGTGACCAGTCAGCTATGGCTCACTCCGAATACAGACAGTCCATCTTGA